One window from the genome of Spirosoma rhododendri encodes:
- a CDS encoding succinate dehydrogenase/fumarate reductase iron-sulfur subunit: MKITLKVWRQKNNNTAGKLVEYQLDNVSEDMSFLEMFDVLNDSLTRKGEEPVAFDHDCREGICGMCSMYINGRAHGPQTGATTCQLHMRSFSDGDTIVVEPWRARAFPVIKDLMVDRSAFDRVIQAGGYVSVNTGSARDANEILIPRTIADEAMDAAACIGCGACVAACKNASAMLFVSAKVSQLAILPQGQSEHVERAERMVAQMDSEGFGACSFTGACSVECPKSISLDHIARLNREYLGAKLTSDNVQ; encoded by the coding sequence ATGAAGATTACACTCAAAGTCTGGAGACAGAAAAATAATAACACAGCCGGTAAGCTGGTCGAATATCAACTGGATAACGTATCGGAAGATATGTCGTTTCTGGAAATGTTCGACGTGCTCAACGACTCACTGACCCGCAAAGGCGAAGAGCCGGTGGCGTTTGATCACGACTGCCGCGAGGGTATCTGCGGTATGTGCTCGATGTACATCAATGGCCGGGCACACGGACCACAAACGGGCGCAACGACCTGTCAGCTGCATATGCGTTCGTTCAGCGACGGCGATACGATCGTTGTTGAACCCTGGCGGGCACGGGCGTTCCCCGTTATCAAAGACCTGATGGTTGATCGGTCTGCGTTCGACCGCGTCATTCAGGCGGGCGGTTACGTATCGGTCAACACCGGTTCGGCTCGCGACGCCAACGAAATCCTGATTCCGCGTACGATTGCCGACGAAGCGATGGACGCAGCCGCCTGTATCGGTTGCGGAGCCTGCGTAGCGGCCTGTAAAAACGCGTCGGCTATGCTTTTCGTATCGGCGAAAGTATCGCAGCTGGCTATTCTGCCGCAGGGGCAGTCTGAGCACGTCGAGCGGGCTGAGCGGATGGTTGCGCAGATGGACTCAGAAGGTTTTGGTGCCTGTTCGTTTACGGGTGCCTGCTCGGTTGAGTGCCCGAAGTCGATCTCGCTCGATCACATCGCCCGTCTGAACCGCGAATATCTGGGTGCAAAACTGACGTCAGACAACGTTCAGTAA
- the fabD gene encoding ACP S-malonyltransferase codes for MNAYVFPGQGSQSPGMGRDLYETSPAIKELFDQANDILGYNLTQIMFEGTEEELKQTIYTQPAIFLHSVALALTTDSFVPDMVAGHSLGELSALTAAGALSFADGLRLASIRATAMQRACELAPSGMAAVTNLADNVIERICAGITDEIIIPANYNCPGQVVISGSMEGIRLAGEQLTAAGARRVLQLSVGGAFHSPFMEPARAEFAEAVTNMKFQAPRCPVYQNVDAKPHTDPDEIKANLIAQLTAPVRWTQSVERMVADGATEFIECGPGKVLQGLIKKIVPTVPARAI; via the coding sequence ATGAACGCATACGTGTTTCCGGGGCAGGGTTCGCAGTCGCCCGGTATGGGCCGCGACCTGTACGAAACCTCGCCCGCTATCAAAGAACTCTTCGATCAGGCCAACGACATTCTGGGCTATAACCTGACCCAGATTATGTTTGAGGGCACCGAAGAGGAACTGAAACAAACCATCTACACCCAACCCGCCATCTTCTTGCACAGTGTGGCACTGGCGCTGACCACCGACTCGTTTGTCCCCGACATGGTAGCTGGCCATTCGCTGGGCGAGCTGTCGGCACTGACAGCGGCTGGAGCCCTGTCGTTTGCCGACGGGCTGCGACTGGCCTCAATTCGGGCTACGGCGATGCAGCGGGCCTGCGAACTGGCCCCATCAGGCATGGCTGCCGTGACCAATCTGGCTGACAATGTAATCGAACGGATCTGCGCCGGTATCACGGACGAAATTATTATTCCGGCCAACTACAACTGCCCCGGCCAAGTCGTAATATCGGGTAGCATGGAAGGGATCAGGCTGGCGGGCGAGCAGCTGACGGCGGCTGGTGCCCGGCGGGTGTTGCAACTATCGGTAGGTGGCGCGTTTCACTCACCATTTATGGAACCGGCCCGGGCCGAGTTTGCAGAAGCTGTGACCAACATGAAGTTTCAGGCCCCTCGCTGCCCGGTTTACCAAAACGTCGACGCAAAGCCCCACACCGATCCAGACGAGATCAAAGCCAACCTGATCGCGCAGCTAACCGCGCCAGTTCGCTGGACTCAGTCGGTCGAGCGCATGGTTGCCGACGGCGCCACAGAATTTATCGAATGCGGCCCCGGAAAAGTGCTGCAAGGCCTGATCAAAAAGATTGTACCGACAGTACCAGCGCGGGCGATCTAA
- a CDS encoding fumarate reductase/succinate dehydrogenase flavoprotein subunit, with the protein MKLESKIPAGPLAEKWARQKFGLKLVNPANKRKYDIIVVGTGLAGASAAASLAELGYNVKAFCFQDSPRRAHSIAAQGGINAAKNYQNDGDSVFRLFYDTIKGGDYRAREGNVHRLAEVSVNIIDQCVAQGVPFAREYGGLLANRSFGGAQVSRTFYARGQTGQQLLLGAYSALSRQVANGKVKLYTRTEMLDLVVEGGKARGIVTRNLITGKIESHSAHAVLLCTGGYGNVFYLSTNAMGSNVTAAWRAHKKGALMANPCFTQIHPTCIPVSGHYQSKLTLMSESLRNDGRVWVPKTKEDSMRIREGKIKPTDLAEDARDYFLERRYPSFGNLVPRDVASRNAKYVCDEGRGVSKTGLAVYLDFADAIKRDGKKTIEAKYGNLFEMYEKITGENPYELPMMIYPAVHYTMGGLWVDYNLMTTVPGCYALGEANFSDHGANRLGASALMQGLADGYFVIPYTVGDYLATIGPADKIAVDSPVFKEAEQKVHDMVQKLLSIKGDRPVDDFHRDLGHIMWEYCGMSRDAEGLKTAKQKIQQLKKDFWSNVKVLGDSEEINQALEQASRVADFIELGELMVDDALNREESCGGHFREEHQTEDGEALRDDANFAYVAAWEFQGENQPEILNKEVLEFENVKLTQRSYK; encoded by the coding sequence ATGAAACTCGAATCTAAAATTCCTGCGGGGCCGCTGGCCGAGAAATGGGCGCGGCAGAAGTTTGGTTTGAAGCTGGTCAACCCGGCTAATAAACGCAAATATGATATTATCGTTGTGGGAACAGGGCTGGCGGGTGCTTCGGCAGCTGCTTCGCTGGCTGAGCTGGGCTATAACGTAAAAGCATTTTGTTTTCAGGATAGCCCGCGTCGGGCGCACTCGATTGCGGCTCAGGGGGGAATCAATGCCGCCAAAAATTACCAGAACGACGGCGACAGCGTATTCCGGCTATTCTACGATACAATCAAAGGGGGTGACTACCGGGCTCGTGAAGGGAACGTACACCGCCTGGCCGAAGTGAGTGTCAACATTATCGACCAGTGCGTAGCGCAGGGCGTACCGTTTGCGCGGGAGTACGGCGGTCTGCTGGCCAACCGTTCGTTTGGTGGTGCGCAGGTATCGCGTACATTCTATGCTCGTGGTCAGACCGGTCAGCAACTGCTGTTGGGTGCTTATTCGGCGCTGAGCCGGCAGGTGGCCAATGGTAAAGTGAAACTGTATACCCGTACCGAAATGCTTGATCTCGTGGTCGAGGGCGGCAAAGCACGGGGTATCGTGACACGCAACCTGATTACGGGTAAGATCGAATCGCACTCGGCGCATGCGGTGCTGCTTTGCACGGGTGGCTACGGCAACGTATTCTATCTGTCGACCAACGCGATGGGCTCGAACGTGACGGCCGCATGGCGGGCGCACAAAAAGGGTGCCCTGATGGCGAACCCCTGCTTCACGCAGATTCACCCAACCTGTATTCCTGTATCGGGTCACTATCAGTCGAAGCTGACGCTGATGTCGGAGTCGCTGCGGAATGATGGGCGGGTGTGGGTACCTAAGACGAAAGAGGATTCCATGCGGATCCGGGAAGGCAAGATTAAGCCGACAGATCTGGCTGAAGATGCCCGTGACTACTTCCTGGAGCGCCGTTATCCATCGTTTGGTAACCTCGTACCACGCGACGTAGCGTCGCGGAATGCTAAGTATGTCTGCGACGAAGGTCGTGGCGTCAGCAAAACCGGCCTGGCTGTATATCTCGACTTCGCCGACGCCATCAAGCGCGACGGGAAGAAGACGATCGAAGCGAAGTACGGTAACCTCTTCGAGATGTACGAGAAAATCACCGGCGAGAACCCCTACGAACTGCCGATGATGATCTACCCCGCTGTGCACTATACAATGGGCGGCCTATGGGTTGATTACAACCTGATGACGACCGTACCGGGCTGCTACGCGCTGGGTGAAGCAAACTTCTCTGATCACGGTGCCAACCGCCTTGGTGCTTCGGCACTGATGCAGGGCCTTGCCGACGGTTATTTTGTAATCCCGTACACGGTCGGCGACTATCTGGCGACGATCGGTCCGGCCGATAAAATTGCTGTCGACTCACCGGTGTTTAAGGAAGCCGAGCAGAAGGTGCATGACATGGTGCAGAAACTGCTGTCGATCAAAGGTGACCGCCCGGTCGATGATTTCCACCGCGATCTGGGCCACATCATGTGGGAGTACTGCGGCATGTCGCGGGATGCGGAAGGTCTGAAAACGGCTAAGCAGAAGATTCAGCAGCTGAAGAAAGACTTCTGGTCGAATGTGAAAGTGCTGGGTGATTCAGAGGAAATCAATCAGGCGCTGGAGCAGGCATCACGCGTGGCTGACTTCATCGAACTGGGTGAGCTGATGGTCGACGACGCGCTGAACCGCGAAGAGTCGTGCGGTGGTCACTTCCGCGAAGAGCATCAGACGGAAGATGGCGAAGCCCTGCGCGACGACGCCAACTTTGCTTATGTAGCAGCCTGGGAGTTTCAGGGGGAAAACCAGCCTGAAATCCTCAACAAGGAAGTGCTGGAGTTCGAAAACGTGAAGTTGACGCAGCGGAGTTATAAGTAG
- a CDS encoding glycoside hydrolase family 65 protein, which produces MRKTLLLTGLLGVVAFSQPVCAQTTSPDWLIVGQNINPANYYGITVANGMVGLVSSPEPMKVKDVVLNGAFDTYGRGRVSNILKVFNFANMNLDVDGTRVGPKDISNYRQTLDMQKAALTTTFDYKDKVSVRQTMMALRHLPFSELTMMEITAKKDCDIIPASVIETPDNLREVKNLYSEIDRSHVTIRLLTSVAKSPTGRHTVAASTSFIFEEPHGQEPDVIHEDWDYNMHLAKFKKHLKAGETYRFSVVGSVSSTAHTADPLNEAERLTLFAALERNDRLLTRHRAEWDKLWQSDIVIDGDPDAQRAVRSAIYHLYSFSRAGTAYSLSPMGLSGLGYNGHVFWDTELWMYPPLLTLKPELAKSLLEYRFERMSMARQNAFSHGYKGVMFPWESDSDGQEATPVWALTGPFQHHITGCVGWAFWKYYQVTGDKEWLRTRGYPMLKEVAEFWASRVEREAPGKYHINNVIGANEWQENIDDNAFTNAMAKTSLNYAIQAAQTLGITPDADWKLVADNIPILKFPDGVTKENRTYDGVQIKQADVNLLAYPLRVVSDEAAIRRDLDYYSPRYSPEGPAMGWSVLSTLNARLGNTDKAYEWFQRSYKPNEVPPFGVMAETAGGTNPYFATGAGGMLQSVMNGFGGLEITDAGIVQQKARLPKQWKSLTIKGYGPQMKTVVVK; this is translated from the coding sequence ATGAGAAAAACGTTACTACTGACAGGTTTGCTGGGCGTCGTTGCCTTCAGCCAGCCTGTCTGCGCACAAACTACCTCACCCGACTGGCTGATCGTGGGCCAGAATATCAATCCCGCCAATTATTACGGCATCACCGTTGCCAACGGTATGGTCGGGCTGGTGTCGTCGCCGGAACCGATGAAAGTAAAGGATGTCGTGCTCAACGGCGCATTCGATACCTACGGTCGGGGGCGTGTGTCGAACATTCTGAAAGTGTTCAACTTCGCCAATATGAACCTCGACGTCGACGGTACGCGGGTTGGGCCGAAAGACATCAGCAACTACCGGCAGACGCTCGACATGCAGAAGGCGGCCCTCACCACGACCTTCGATTACAAGGACAAGGTAAGTGTTCGGCAGACGATGATGGCCCTGCGGCACCTACCTTTTTCTGAACTGACGATGATGGAAATTACGGCCAAAAAAGACTGTGATATCATCCCCGCCAGCGTCATCGAAACCCCCGACAATCTGCGGGAAGTAAAAAACCTGTACTCCGAAATCGACCGATCTCACGTTACGATTCGCCTGCTGACCTCGGTCGCTAAAAGCCCGACGGGTCGGCATACGGTAGCCGCGTCGACCAGCTTTATTTTCGAGGAACCGCACGGGCAGGAGCCTGATGTGATCCACGAAGACTGGGACTACAACATGCATCTGGCGAAATTCAAGAAGCACCTGAAAGCGGGCGAAACCTACCGATTCAGCGTTGTTGGCTCAGTATCCTCGACCGCCCACACCGCTGATCCACTCAACGAAGCTGAACGCCTGACGCTGTTTGCCGCCCTCGAACGCAACGACCGGCTGCTGACCCGCCACCGCGCCGAATGGGACAAACTCTGGCAAAGCGACATCGTCATTGACGGCGACCCCGACGCGCAGCGGGCCGTGCGCTCGGCTATTTATCATCTGTATTCGTTTTCCCGCGCTGGTACGGCGTACAGTCTATCACCGATGGGCTTGTCGGGGCTGGGCTACAACGGTCACGTGTTTTGGGACACCGAACTCTGGATGTACCCACCACTGCTGACGCTAAAGCCCGAACTGGCGAAGTCGTTGCTGGAATACCGTTTTGAGCGGATGAGTATGGCCCGGCAAAACGCGTTCAGTCACGGCTACAAGGGGGTGATGTTTCCGTGGGAGTCTGATTCAGATGGGCAGGAAGCAACGCCCGTCTGGGCCTTGACAGGCCCGTTTCAGCACCATATCACCGGCTGCGTCGGCTGGGCGTTCTGGAAATATTATCAGGTAACGGGCGACAAAGAATGGCTGCGCACGCGTGGTTACCCTATGCTAAAAGAAGTGGCCGAATTCTGGGCGAGTCGCGTCGAGCGGGAGGCCCCCGGTAAATACCACATCAACAACGTGATCGGGGCGAACGAATGGCAGGAAAATATCGACGATAACGCCTTCACTAACGCGATGGCAAAAACGTCGCTGAACTACGCCATACAAGCTGCGCAGACGCTCGGTATAACCCCTGACGCCGACTGGAAGCTTGTGGCGGATAATATTCCAATTCTGAAATTTCCAGATGGTGTGACCAAAGAAAACCGTACCTACGACGGCGTGCAGATCAAACAGGCCGACGTAAATCTGCTGGCTTATCCGCTGCGCGTCGTGAGTGATGAAGCCGCCATTCGGCGCGATCTGGATTATTACAGCCCCCGGTATTCACCCGAAGGTCCGGCCATGGGCTGGTCGGTGCTATCGACGCTGAATGCCCGGCTGGGCAACACTGATAAAGCTTACGAATGGTTTCAACGCAGCTATAAGCCGAATGAGGTACCGCCGTTTGGCGTGATGGCTGAAACGGCGGGCGGCACAAACCCCTACTTCGCCACGGGCGCGGGTGGCATGTTGCAGTCGGTGATGAACGGCTTCGGCGGGCTGGAAATTACCGACGCCGGAATCGTTCAGCAGAAAGCCCGCTTGCCAAAGCAATGGAAGTCGCTGACAATAAAAGGGTACGGTCCGCAGATGAAAACGGTAGTAGTGAAATAA
- a CDS encoding TonB-dependent receptor → MRVPLLLVFYFVVATSLFAQSVSSSTIRGTITAGEQVLPGATVTLINTRFGTATDSAGVFQLADVPTGTYQLSVSLVGYDSYRKSVRLMAGQSVQLSISLREAANNLNEVVVTGARATELRKSPVAIAVITRKEMNLNANTNAVDAVLKGVPGLSAVTTGPNVSKPFIRGLGYNRVLTLYNGVRQEGQQWGDEHGIEVDQYGIERAEVIKGPASLIYGSDAVAGVINFIPYIPRGAEGKVNGDVVGEYHTNNGMIGTSAGLSYTKNGWKAAFRASNKLATAYTNPVDGRVYGTGYRELNLSAMTGVEKRWGSSFLYATLYNNLQEIPDGSRDSLTRRFTRQVLESDQDDIRQRPLVPENELRTYRINPLHQHIQHSRLFTRNRFLIGKSDLSVLAGFQQSVRREYNHPTVPEQPGLYVRLNTINYEVKYNLPIWRGFEPTLGVNGMYQTNKNLNGTDFPIPDYALLDIGSFLFVKKTIGAVDISGGMRYDTRSVDWGNQYVQNNPATGFDQLVYSPTSATATPQFAAYSRSFTGMSGSLGATYNISERLLVKANLSRGYRAPNITEIGSNGLDPGARIVYLGNRNFQPEFSLQTDIGFIGYLNDMDVSVELFNNVIDNYIYQARLYDDAGQPVVIVPGNFTYQYQQSKAQLYGAEFSLNLHPRTSRWLTINNSLALIRGLNRNPQLIELEGDAARYLPFIPPLHGRSEIRATFGREKARLSGLYVRAELDYYGAQNRFYGVDNTETATPGYALVNAGFGGTINNRQNRPLLQLFFQVDNLFNVAYQSHLNRLKYFEYYTASPTGRFGIYNVGRNASVKVIVPF, encoded by the coding sequence ATGCGGGTACCGCTTTTACTTGTCTTCTACTTCGTAGTTGCTACATCACTTTTTGCCCAGTCGGTCAGCTCATCAACCATTCGCGGAACGATAACCGCCGGCGAGCAAGTCCTGCCGGGCGCGACGGTTACGCTCATTAACACCCGGTTCGGCACGGCCACCGATTCGGCGGGCGTGTTTCAGCTAGCCGACGTTCCGACGGGGACGTATCAACTTAGCGTATCGCTCGTCGGGTACGATTCATACCGTAAAAGTGTGCGGCTGATGGCTGGGCAGTCCGTACAACTGTCAATTTCGTTACGGGAGGCAGCCAATAATCTGAACGAAGTGGTCGTGACAGGTGCGCGGGCCACGGAACTGCGGAAGAGCCCGGTGGCGATTGCGGTCATTACCCGGAAGGAAATGAATCTTAACGCGAACACCAACGCGGTCGATGCGGTGCTGAAAGGTGTGCCGGGGTTGAGCGCCGTAACAACCGGCCCCAACGTCTCGAAGCCATTTATCAGGGGGTTGGGCTACAATCGGGTGCTGACGCTTTATAACGGTGTTCGACAGGAGGGGCAGCAGTGGGGCGACGAACACGGTATCGAAGTAGATCAGTATGGTATCGAGCGGGCGGAAGTGATCAAGGGACCGGCTAGTCTGATCTACGGGTCGGATGCCGTTGCCGGAGTAATCAATTTCATCCCATACATCCCGCGCGGGGCCGAGGGCAAAGTAAACGGCGACGTTGTTGGCGAATACCACACGAACAACGGCATGATCGGCACATCAGCGGGGCTATCGTACACGAAAAACGGCTGGAAAGCTGCTTTTCGCGCATCCAACAAGCTGGCGACGGCCTACACAAATCCTGTCGATGGGCGGGTGTACGGCACCGGATACCGCGAGTTGAATCTGTCGGCCATGACGGGGGTGGAAAAACGCTGGGGCTCGTCGTTTCTTTACGCGACGCTGTACAACAACTTGCAGGAGATTCCCGACGGAAGCCGCGACTCGCTGACGCGTCGGTTTACCCGGCAGGTGTTGGAGAGCGATCAGGATGATATCAGACAGCGCCCGCTGGTGCCCGAAAATGAATTGCGCACGTACCGTATCAACCCGCTGCACCAGCACATTCAGCATTCGCGGCTGTTCACGCGAAACCGGTTTCTGATCGGTAAAAGTGATCTGTCTGTACTGGCCGGTTTTCAGCAGAGCGTTCGCCGGGAGTACAATCACCCAACGGTTCCTGAGCAGCCGGGGCTGTACGTGCGACTCAACACAATCAATTATGAGGTGAAATACAACCTGCCGATCTGGAGAGGCTTCGAGCCGACGTTGGGTGTGAATGGTATGTATCAGACAAACAAAAACCTGAACGGTACTGATTTTCCCATTCCTGACTACGCCCTGCTGGATATTGGCTCGTTTCTGTTTGTCAAGAAAACAATCGGAGCCGTCGACATCAGCGGGGGTATGCGGTACGACACGCGCTCCGTCGACTGGGGGAATCAATACGTGCAGAACAATCCTGCAACGGGGTTTGACCAGCTGGTTTACTCGCCCACGAGCGCGACGGCAACGCCCCAGTTTGCGGCCTATAGCCGGTCGTTTACCGGTATGTCGGGTAGCCTGGGCGCGACCTACAATATTTCCGAACGGTTGCTGGTAAAAGCGAACCTGTCGCGGGGATACCGGGCGCCAAATATCACCGAAATTGGCTCCAACGGGCTTGACCCCGGTGCGCGCATCGTGTATCTGGGCAACCGTAATTTTCAGCCGGAATTCAGCCTGCAAACCGACATTGGCTTTATCGGTTACCTCAACGACATGGACGTTAGCGTTGAACTGTTCAACAACGTCATCGACAACTACATCTATCAGGCTCGGCTGTACGATGATGCCGGGCAGCCGGTTGTGATTGTGCCGGGCAATTTCACGTACCAGTATCAGCAATCGAAAGCGCAGTTGTACGGAGCCGAATTCAGCCTGAACCTGCACCCCCGCACAAGCCGGTGGCTGACGATTAACAACAGCCTGGCTCTGATCCGGGGGCTAAATCGTAACCCCCAGTTAATCGAACTGGAAGGCGACGCGGCACGGTACCTGCCGTTTATACCCCCGTTGCATGGTCGTTCAGAAATCCGGGCGACGTTTGGGCGGGAAAAGGCGCGGCTGTCGGGCCTGTATGTCCGGGCCGAACTCGACTACTATGGCGCGCAGAACCGGTTTTACGGTGTCGACAATACGGAAACGGCGACGCCCGGCTACGCACTGGTCAACGCGGGTTTTGGCGGTACAATCAACAACCGCCAAAACCGACCGCTACTCCAGCTCTTCTTCCAGGTCGACAACCTGTTCAACGTAGCGTATCAGTCGCACCTGAATCGACTCAAGTATTTTGAGTACTACACGGCGTCGCCAACGGGCCGGTTTGGTATCTACAATGTGGGTCGAAACGCGAGCGTCAAGGTGATCGTGCCGTTTTGA
- a CDS encoding succinate dehydrogenase cytochrome b subunit, giving the protein MSLTGLFLSTFLIVHMAGNLQLFKADGGRAFNEYTYFMTHNPLILTVSYLLYTSILVHALMAFILTRHNRDSRPVQYAYSKPEANSDWSSRNMGILGTVLLLFIIIHMRTFWYEMHFGSVPMAEYDGKQYKDLYAVVKVAFGEWWYVLLYVVCMVALGYHLAHGFQSGFQSLGIRHKKYTPAIELLGRYFFALIIPLAFAAMPVYVFLQVHGVI; this is encoded by the coding sequence ATGTCGCTGACGGGGCTTTTTCTGAGTACGTTCCTGATCGTCCACATGGCAGGTAATCTGCAATTGTTCAAGGCCGACGGCGGGCGGGCGTTCAATGAGTACACGTACTTCATGACGCATAACCCACTCATTCTGACGGTATCGTACCTGTTGTACACGTCGATACTGGTGCACGCACTGATGGCGTTCATTCTGACCCGCCATAACCGTGATTCCCGTCCGGTACAGTATGCGTATTCGAAACCCGAAGCAAACAGTGACTGGTCATCGCGCAACATGGGCATTCTGGGTACGGTCCTGTTGCTGTTTATCATCATTCACATGCGGACGTTCTGGTACGAGATGCACTTCGGCTCGGTTCCGATGGCTGAATACGATGGTAAGCAGTACAAAGACTTGTATGCCGTAGTGAAAGTGGCATTCGGGGAGTGGTGGTACGTGCTGCTGTACGTCGTGTGCATGGTGGCGCTCGGGTATCACCTGGCGCACGGTTTTCAGAGTGGTTTTCAGTCACTTGGCATTCGGCACAAGAAATACACGCCAGCTATTGAGCTGCTCGGCCGTTATTTCTTCGCGCTCATCATTCCGCTGGCGTTCGCTGCCATGCCGGTGTATGTGTTTTTACAGGTTCACGGGGTTATTTAA
- a CDS encoding vanadium-dependent haloperoxidase, which produces MKRFAHWTSFFTLLALLAGCKKEATPAEYNAKAANPERYNSALNKLTEVVVHDIFSPPVASRIYAYANLAGYEALVPFDPNYQSLGGKLKRFQAGPQPEAGQQYCYPLASVRAFMTVARALTFSVEFYDEFEKPLYEQYKEDGVPDDVYERSMAYGEAVAKHVLDYGAKDNYKQTRGFKHTVTNAEGTWVPTPPAYMDAAEPQWNKLRCWAMDTCNQFMPTRPTPYNMTAGSPYRKEVDEVYTIGKNLTKEQEATAYFWDDNAFVMNVAGHVMYASKKMTPGGHWMAIAQTVGRQKKLSMIQMVEAYALTSFALTDGFISCWDEKYRSNMVRPETVINKLMDPKWTPFLQTPPFPEYPSGHSVISTAAATVLTNLIGDNIAFTDSTEYKYGHGVRSFKSFRDAANEASISRLYGGIHYRSALSNGQIEGEKVGNWVVQKATARRKPVAAR; this is translated from the coding sequence ATGAAACGTTTTGCTCACTGGACGAGCTTTTTTACGCTGCTGGCCCTGCTGGCAGGCTGCAAAAAAGAAGCTACTCCCGCTGAATATAATGCGAAAGCTGCCAATCCTGAACGCTATAATTCAGCGCTCAACAAACTGACGGAAGTCGTCGTCCACGACATTTTTTCGCCCCCCGTGGCCAGTCGGATTTACGCCTACGCCAACCTCGCGGGCTACGAAGCGCTCGTGCCGTTCGACCCCAATTATCAGTCCCTCGGCGGTAAGCTGAAGCGGTTTCAGGCTGGGCCGCAACCCGAGGCCGGGCAGCAGTATTGCTATCCACTGGCCAGCGTCCGCGCTTTTATGACTGTCGCCCGCGCGCTCACGTTCAGCGTTGAATTCTACGATGAATTTGAAAAGCCGCTCTACGAGCAATACAAGGAAGATGGCGTGCCCGACGACGTTTACGAACGGTCGATGGCGTATGGCGAAGCGGTAGCCAAACACGTGCTCGACTATGGCGCCAAAGACAATTACAAACAAACCCGTGGCTTCAAGCATACCGTAACCAACGCTGAAGGAACCTGGGTACCAACGCCCCCTGCTTACATGGATGCCGCCGAGCCGCAGTGGAACAAACTGCGCTGCTGGGCTATGGACACCTGTAATCAGTTTATGCCAACCCGCCCGACACCGTACAACATGACTGCGGGTAGCCCCTACCGAAAGGAGGTCGATGAGGTGTACACCATCGGCAAGAATCTGACGAAGGAGCAGGAAGCGACCGCCTACTTCTGGGACGATAATGCGTTCGTGATGAACGTAGCCGGTCACGTTATGTATGCGTCGAAAAAAATGACCCCTGGTGGGCACTGGATGGCAATTGCCCAGACGGTCGGGCGGCAGAAGAAGCTGTCTATGATCCAGATGGTTGAAGCCTACGCCCTGACGTCGTTTGCCCTGACGGATGGCTTTATTTCCTGCTGGGACGAAAAATACCGTAGCAACATGGTCCGGCCAGAAACGGTCATCAACAAGCTGATGGACCCGAAGTGGACACCTTTTCTACAGACCCCTCCCTTCCCGGAGTACCCCAGTGGGCACAGCGTAATTTCCACAGCCGCAGCCACAGTACTGACCAATCTGATCGGCGACAATATCGCCTTCACCGACTCGACTGAGTACAAATACGGGCACGGTGTGCGGTCGTTCAAGTCGTTCCGTGATGCCGCCAACGAAGCGTCCATCAGCCGGCTGTACGGTGGCATTCACTATCGGTCGGCACTGAGCAACGGGCAGATTGAAGGCGAAAAAGTAGGGAACTGGGTGGTGCAGAAAGCAACGGCCCGTCGCAAGCCCGTCGCTGCACGCTAG
- a CDS encoding TetR/AcrR family transcriptional regulator, with the protein MEKDEKVRRNRAKTTQRIVEALEEVIAERGLEGVGVNRVAEKANVSKVLIYRYFGGMEGLMEYYVKMGKLFPVFNPAVLDQIRPLHDSDVARIWYRQVIQTYRYFRTFKAAREVLKASVIENDSIAETTARAQDEEMTRLVEQLSFVQGADTQAISAVILGAMNYLTIMAQNDRTMISIDLRSEEGWKRVESAIKTIYIALNRMASQAKEVNLELQSAQLPMAQW; encoded by the coding sequence ATGGAGAAGGACGAGAAGGTCAGGCGGAACCGCGCGAAAACGACCCAACGTATCGTTGAAGCTCTTGAAGAGGTGATTGCTGAACGTGGTCTGGAGGGCGTGGGCGTAAACCGGGTGGCCGAGAAAGCTAATGTAAGCAAAGTCCTGATCTACCGCTACTTCGGTGGCATGGAAGGCCTGATGGAATACTATGTGAAGATGGGTAAACTCTTCCCGGTATTCAACCCAGCTGTTCTGGATCAGATTCGTCCGTTGCACGATTCGGATGTTGCCCGTATCTGGTACCGTCAGGTTATTCAGACGTACCGGTACTTCCGCACGTTCAAAGCAGCCCGCGAAGTGCTGAAAGCCAGTGTCATCGAAAATGATTCGATCGCCGAAACAACTGCCCGCGCACAGGACGAGGAAATGACCCGGCTGGTTGAGCAGTTGTCATTTGTACAGGGAGCCGACACGCAGGCTATCTCAGCCGTCATCCTGGGCGCCATGAATTATCTGACCATCATGGCCCAGAACGATCGCACGATGATCAGCATTGATCTGCGCAGCGAAGAAGGCTGGAAGCGGGTTGAGAGCGCGATTAAAACGATTTACATTGCCCTGAACCGCATGGCTAGTCAGGCCAAAGAAGTTAATCTTGAATTGCAGTCGGCGCAATTGCCGATGGCACAATGGTAG